One Chitinivorax tropicus genomic window, CAACTCGCTGGCCTCGGCGCACAGGCTGGCAGCCCGCCCCAGCACTTGCCTGACTTCGGGGTATGACTCTGCCAACTGCGGGAGAATGCGATGACGGATGAAGTTGCGGTCGTAGCGGGTATCTGTGTTGCTTTCATCCTCCACCCACTGCAGTGCAGAACTCTGCGCATAGCCAGCCAACACCTGCCGGGGCACAGTCAGAAAGGGTCGGACGAAATCGGGCCACCCTACTGCATGGCGGATGGCAGGCATGGCTGCCATGCCTTTCACACCACCGCCGCGCAATAGTTGCAGCAAGACAGTTTCCGCTTGGTCGTCCTGATGATGTGCGAGCAAAACCGCATGGACAGGCAGCCGCCTCAGCGCCGTGTAGCGGGCATCCCGAGCGACCGCTTCCAGGCTCTCGCCCCCTTGGCGCTGCAGCTGCAACGCCACCACAGCAATCGGTATTCCCAGCCGCGTGCAGAGATCCACGCAGAACTGCGCCCAGACTGCTGCATTCGGGCTGATCTGATGATTGACATGCAAGGCTTGTAACGTGATGCCCAGGCTAGGTGCCACCTGTGCAGCCAGATGCAATAAGACGACTGAATCCAGCCCGCCACTCAGTGCGATGGCAACGGGCTGGTCAGCATATGGGGTGAGGTGATCGACGAGGCATTGCCGCAGGACAATGTCAGGCGGCAATTTCCTTGAACTTGCCATAACCCATCAAACGCTCGTAACGCGCATCCATCAGTTCGTCCAACGACTTGCCCTGTAACGCACGCAAACCATCTTGCAACACTTTGCGCATGGTCTGCATCATGGCCGCCGGGTCACGGTGTGCACCGCCACATGGCTCTTGGATGACCTTGTCGACCAGGCCAAGTGTCTTCAAGCGCCCTGCCGTGATGCCCAGCAGCTCAGCAGCCTCGGAGGCCTTCTCCGCGCTCTTCCACAAAATGGATGCGCAACCCTCTGGCGAAATCACTGAATAGGTTGAGTACTGTAGCATCTGCACAACGTCACCGATCGCGATTGCCAGCGCACCGCCCGAGCCACCTTCACCGATCACCGTGACAATGATCGGCACCCGCAGTTTGGACATTTCGAACAGATTGCGGCCAATCGCTTCGGACTGCCCACGCTCTTCGGCACCAACGCCAGGATAGGCGCCTGTGGTATCCACAAAGCTCAATATCGGCATGCCGAATTTCTCGGCCAGCTTCATTGCCCGCAATGCCTTGCGATAGCCCTCTGGGCGTGGCATGCCAAAGTTGCGTATGATCTTTTCCTTGGTGTCACGGCCTTTCTGATGGCCAATGATCATCACCGCTTGGCCATTGAAACGAGCCATGCCGCAGACGATGGCAGGGTCATCTGCAAAGGCACGATCCCCATGCAGTTCGTTGAATTCGGTGAACAGCCCTTTGACGTAATCCAAAGTGTAAGGACGTTGTGGATGACGCGCCACCTGGGAGATCTGCCAAGGCGTCAGCTTGCTGTAGATGGATTTGGTCAAATCCTGGCTTTTGGCCTGCAAGCGGGAGATTTCTTCTGAAATATCCACAGCGGAATCATCTTGAACATAGCGCAACTGGTCGATCTTACCTTCCAGCTCGGCAACCTGTTGTTCAAAATCGAGAAAGGTGGTTTTCATTGTGTACCAGACCTCATGTGAGGGGCATCAGTGCAATGGTTCGGTTCACATCCAGCATGCTCAGACATTGCTGAATACGATATTTGCCCTGACGCCGGGTTTCTGCATGCCGATCCGTGATGCCACATTGATCAGGATCGGGGCATAAGGCTTAGGATCGAGGCGGTCGCCATCCTTTGCCACCATCAGCAATACCGCCACCGAGGACGGATCGGTGATGGCCAATTTGGTGCACTCATCATCAGTCAATATGATTTCAAAGTGCAGGCCCAACATGGTGGGGTCGATCAAGCTGAATACGACATCGGCCTCATCCAGCGATTGCAACCACAACATGACGGGGGTTTGTTTATCTTCATGAAACAGCTTGTAGCGACGAGATTGATCGAATCCAAGAATAGGCTCCGGAAAGAAAATCACTGAATCAGGGTCAATCTCGATATCGCCAAAACGGGTAGACTGCAGTTGCATAGTGCCTCCAGATCATTCATGACGGGACGACTGGTTAACCACACCACACATCCGACCCCATGCCTTGCTGATTGACAGCATCGGGCATGGTCGAATCGATTGCAAGCATACGCGAAAAGTCATTGCAGCCCAATTGGCTTGGCGAACATATCCGCCTTTCACCATGCGCACCATTGGGGTTTACCTAGATCCAGTCAGCGTATCCGGCAGGCGTTGAGTGACGTCAACAGCTGCAAGCCTTTGGCTTGATGCAGCCATCGGCGTAAGATAACGCCCAGTTCTGCCATTTCAGTTGGAGTATTTTGCAGTGGAACCCTATCTCTTTTGGCTGATTGCTGGATGTGTGCTGATCGGCATGGAGCTGGTCAGCGGCACCTTCTATATGCTGATACTGGGCTTGGCCTTCTTGTTTGCCGCGCTCGGCGCTTGGCTGGGCCTGTCGGACATGAGCCAGATTCTGCTGGCCGGCTCAGTGGGCATCGCTGGCGTGCTCATTTTGCGGAAATACCGGCGTTATCAATCCAGCCGTGTCCCGCCTTCATCACAAAGCCTGGATATCGGCCAGCGGGTGAAAGTTGTCCAATGGCTGGATGAGCGGCATGCCCGGGTCGCCTACCGGGGCAGCGAGTGGGATGCCGAGCTGGTACAGGGACATGCCAACGCGGCCATCCTGTATATTCAGGATGTGCGTGGTTCGATATTGCTATTGAGTGAAAAACAACCCGAAGGAGTGAATGATGCTGGAAACCATGGTCGCCTTTCTGATCGTCGCCATCATCTTCGTCGTTAAAGCTGTCAAGGTCGTCCCGCAACAACACGCCTGGGTCATCGAGCGCCTGGGGCGCTTCCATGCGGTCTTGCAGCCCGGCCTGAACATTGTCATTCCGTTCATCGATCGCTTGGCCTACCGGCATAATCTGAAAGAGATTCCGCTGGATGTGCCCAGCCAGATCTGCATCACCAAAGACAATACGCAGCTGACTGTAGATGGCATTCTGTATTTTCAGGTGACCGACCCGAAACTGGCCAGCTACGGCTCCAGCGATTACATCTTGGCCATCACGCAATTGGCCCAGACCACCCTCCGCTCGGTGGTCGGGAAGATGGAGCTGGACAAGACCTTTGAGGAGCGCGATGACATCAACCGTACCGTGGTGGCCTCGTTGGACGAAGCAGCGGCCAATTGGGGGGTCAAGGTGCTTCGCTATGAGATCAAGGATCTCACCCCGCCCGCCGAGATTTTGCATGCCATGCAGCGGCAGATCACCGCCGAACGCGAAAAGCGGGCTTTGATCGCAGCATCGGAAGGCCGCAAACAGGAACAGATCAATCTGGCGACCGGTGAGCGCGAAGCCGCCATTCAACAATCGCAGGGTGAGCGGCAGGCAGCGATCAACCAATCGGAGGGGGACAAGCAAGCAGCCATCAACCGTGCGGAAGGCGAGGCAGAAGCCATCAGGCTGGTCGCACATGCCACCGCCGACGCCATTGCATCGGTCGCCCAGACCATTCGCCAGCCTGGCGGCATGGAAGCCGTCAATCTCAAAGTGGCCGAGCAGTATGTCAGTGCGTTCGGCAACCTGGCCAAAACGGGCAACACGCTGATCCTGCCCGGCGACCTGAGTAATATGGGCAGCCTGATCGCCTCAGCGATGAGTGTGGTGAAACAGAGCCAATCCGGCAATACCACCTCATGACAGGAAATCTTCTACATCTGGTTGTGAAAAGAATCTGAATCCATGCATTTTGACATCATCATCATCGGCTCCGGCTTGGCTGGAATGACCCTGGCGCTGAATCTTGCCGACAAAAAAAAGGTGTGCCTGATCACCAAGCGTGGCCTGGTGGATGGCGCCAGCAATCTGGCACAGGGTGGCATTGCCGCCGTCCTCGACAATCAGGACTCCACGGACGCCCATATCAAGGACACCTTGATCGCGGGTGCCGGCCTGTGCAACGAGGAAACCACCCGCTTCATCGTTGAACACGCCAAAGCTGCCATCGATTGGCTGATCAATCTGGGCGTACCATTCACCCGTGATGCGCACCACGAAACCGGCTTCCACCTGACCCGTGAAGGGGGCCATAGCCATCGTCGCATCATTCATGCCGCAGATGCCACCGGCGAAGCCGTGATCAAGACCCTGAGCGGCAAAATCCGTGCCCACCCACACATCACAGTGCTGGAAGACCATATCGCCATTGACCTGATCACCGGCAGAAAACTGGGGCAAGCTGACAACGCATGCCATGGCGTCTATGTGCTGGATCGCAAACAGGACAAGGTCTTATCGCTATCGGCAGATCATACTGTTCTGGCGACAGGCGGGGCGGGCAAGGTCTACCTTTACACCACCAACCCGGATATCGCGACGGGCGATGGCATTGCCATGGGCTGGCGGGCGGGCTGCCGGGTGGCCAATATGGAGTTCATCCAGTTCCACCCCACCTGCTTGTATCACCCCCATGCCAAATCCTTCCTGATTTCCGAAGCGGTGCGAGGCGAAGGCGGTATCTTGCGGTTGCCTGATGGCAGCCGCTTCATGCCCCAGCACGATGAACGGGCTGAGCTGGCCCCCCGCGATATCGTGGCCCGGGCCATCGACTTCGAGATGAAAAAGCACGGCCTGGATTGTGTCTATCTGGATATCTCTTACAAACCTGCGCGTTTCATTCAAGAGCATTTCCCGACCATCTACAGCCATTGCCACAGCCTGGGCATCGACATCACCAAGCAACCCATTCCGGTGGTGCCGGCAGCGCACTATACCTGCGGCGGGTTGGTGACCGACCTGAAAGGCCGAACAGATGTGCCACGGCTGTACGCCATTGGCGAGGTTGCATGTACTGGCCTGCATGGCGCCAACCGGCTGGCCTCGAATTCACTGCTGGAATGCCTGATCCTGGGGCGGGCGGCAGCCGAAGACATTCTCACCGCCAGCCCTCCACCCCGCCTCGATATTCCTGCTTGGGATGAGAGCCGGGTGACAGACCCGGACGAGGAGATTGTCATCTCCCACAACTGGGATGAGCTGCGTCGTTTCATGTGGGACTATGTCGGCATCGTGCGCACCAATAAACGGCTAGAGCGCGCACAACACCGGATCAATCTGCTGCATGACGAGATTCACGAATACTATAGCCATTTCCGCGTCAGCAATGATTTGATCGAGCTGCGCAATCTGGTACAGACTGCAGATCTGATTGTCCGGTGCGCCATGGCTCGACATGAAAGCCGTGGCCTGCATTTCAGCCGAGACTATCCGCAGATGGCGGCTCAAGCAATCAATACTGTACTGACACCCAACTGAAACCCAAGTATGCAGAGCAGGGGCTCGCCAGCCCCTGACTCAGGCCCGGTTGACCGCTCGGTCAGGGTACCTCATGTGGATTGGCTGCCAGATCAACCCGCCAGCGCCATTTCAACCAAACCCGCAGACGACGCGACGCCTCGTGCTCCACCTGATCAGGCAACATCACCAGGCGATGAATTTTCGTATCAGTCTGCAACACAAGAATCATCAAGGTCGACGTGACCAGGCTATCTCCTCGTATCAGCGCAGGCTGCCAGCGCTGGTCGACAGCAATGGATACCTGATCACGCGCATTGATTTCAAGGCCATCGATGTGCTGGATGGCTCGATGCCGCCAGTGCCACACCGCGCTGGCCAGCACCAGGCCAACAGCCAATAACCGGATCGAAAGCGGGATGGCGCTGGCCAGCAAAGTAGCGCACACGGCCAAGCCGTGCATGGCCTGCACCAGCCCGGCCAGCAACGGAGAGGAGCGGATCTCCAGACGGAGCATGCGCTGGGAAGGCATCAGCGGCGGGGGGGTATTCCCTGGTGCGCAAGCCGGATTGCCTCATCTACGGTCAGCAGACGTAACGACATGTGCTCCAGTGGTAGCGGTGCAGGCAGTGCAGGCTGTGCAGCCGTGTCCACCTTTGGCTCATCATATTGGTGCTCAATGCGGCCTGTGCTCATATCAAATGTAATCGCCATGATGGTCTCCTTTGGCCAGATTCATCCAATCAACATCTGCATATTCAGATTATCGGACAAAACATGGATTCACAAGCACCAAGTGGACCAGTGGTCGATCAGTGCGCCCCATTCATCAGCTTGAGCACCTGCAACATCCACATACCCGCCAAGTTGAAGAAATCACGGAGTATTGTGGTCCAATATGGCAGGGAAAAGTAAAAGGCCACGAAACCAATACCCATGGTCAAGGGAAACCCAACCGCGAACAGATTGAACTGTGGCGAGGCCCGGGTCATCACCCCAATCGCCATATTGGCCACCAACAGGGCGGCCACAACAGGCATGGACAGCGTCAGCCCCATGATGAAAATCTGCTCACCCCACTTGAACATCAACTTGAATGCGCCCGCGCTCAGGGGGGTCAGTTGAATCGGCAATACCTGAAAGCTTTGTACTAGGGTGGCCAGCACCACCAAGTGCCCATCCAATGCAAAGAAGGTCAAGATGCCGAACAATGAGGTGATCTGTGATACCACAGGCACCTGTGTGCCATGTGTCGGGTCAAAGAACATGGCAAATCCCAGCCCCATCTGCAGGCCAGCCAGATGGCCCGCCATCTCGATTGCCGTGAACACCACTCGCATGACCAATCCCATAGCCATGCCAATGATGACCTGCTGCGTCATGACCAACAGACCATACGCCGAGAACGGGCTCACCGCTGGCATGGTCGGCAGGATAGGCATCAATGCCAAAGTGATCAAAACAGCAAAACCGATTTTATACGGCGCTGGAATGCTCCGGCTGCCAAACACTGGGTCAGTGCCAATCAGCGCCAGTATCCGCACGAACGGCCAGAAAAAGGAAGCCAGCAGCGCTGTCAGCAGGTCGGAATTGAACTGCACCATAGGCGACGATGATTAGCCGATCAGGGTGGGAATGCTGGTGAACAGGCGGATGGTGTAATCCATGATGAGCTGGATCATCCACGGCCCAGCCAGCACCATGACCGCAAAGGTGACAATCAGCTTGGGAATGAACGAAAGCGTCATCTCGTTGATCTGGGTGGCTGCCTGGAACACGCTGACCAACAGCCCGACCACCAATGCGGCAATCAGCATGGGTGCCGACAGCAGCAGCATGACCTCCACCGCACGCTGAATCAATGTCACGACCATTTCTGGGGTCATCGCCCACTCCTTGCAACCAAACTGTTTGAGCCCGACTGATGATCAGGTCAGGTATAAAAGCTTTGCACCAGCGAGGTCATCAGCAATGTCCAACCATCCACCAGCACAAACAGCATCAATTTGAATGGCAATGAGATGATGACTGGCGACACCATCATCATGCCCATTGACATCAAGACACTGGCCACCACCAGGTCGATGATCAGAAAAGGCAGAAACACCAGAAAACCGATCTGAAAAGCGGTTTTCAGCTCACTGGTGATATAGGCCGGAATCAACGTTTTCAGGCTGACATCTTCTGGGCCATTGGGCTTGGTTGCACCCGAGAGCTCGATGAAAGTAGCCAGATCCTTTTGTCGGGTCTGTTTCAACATGAATTGCTTCAATGGTTCGCTGCCTTTGGCGATGGCCTGATTGAAGGTCATCTTGTCTTCCGCAAAGGGCTGGTAGGCCTCGACATAGATCTTGTCAAACACCGGTGCCATCACAAACATGGTCAGAAACAGCGCAAGACCGATCAACACCTGATTGGGCGGCGTAGTAGCCGTACCCATCGCCTGCCGAAGCAAGGAGAGCACGATGATGATGCGCGTAAACGAAGTCATCATCAGCAGCAAGGCCGGCAAAAAGGTGAGCGCCGATATCAGCAGCAGCGCCTGGACGGACAACGTGTAATTCTGCCCACCACCTGGTGCCGGCGCACTGGTC contains:
- the tilS gene encoding tRNA lysidine(34) synthetase TilS is translated as MASSRKLPPDIVLRQCLVDHLTPYADQPVAIALSGGLDSVVLLHLAAQVAPSLGITLQALHVNHQISPNAAVWAQFCVDLCTRLGIPIAVVALQLQRQGGESLEAVARDARYTALRRLPVHAVLLAHHQDDQAETVLLQLLRGGGVKGMAAMPAIRHAVGWPDFVRPFLTVPRQVLAGYAQSSALQWVEDESNTDTRYDRNFIRHRILPQLAESYPEVRQVLGRAASLCAEASELQDALAGLDAKGVDWSSRTLPIKCFDHLSPARAGNLLRWFVAKCGATLPAASQQEALKQLLGQRVDADPRIRLSCGFLARYDGLIWLVRDAVLQADQVGFEWRGPGQMDFASLSGRLIAQMSHGHGVALSRLAGPLCLRLRQGGEMLRPRMGGPSRPVKALLQEARVPPWVRTRLPLLFAGDALVAIPGIAVDADAQAASGVPSVVFDWQCLDTTAETTFPPSGC
- a CDS encoding acetyl-CoA carboxylase carboxyltransferase subunit alpha, with the protein product MKTTFLDFEQQVAELEGKIDQLRYVQDDSAVDISEEISRLQAKSQDLTKSIYSKLTPWQISQVARHPQRPYTLDYVKGLFTEFNELHGDRAFADDPAIVCGMARFNGQAVMIIGHQKGRDTKEKIIRNFGMPRPEGYRKALRAMKLAEKFGMPILSFVDTTGAYPGVGAEERGQSEAIGRNLFEMSKLRVPIIVTVIGEGGSGGALAIAIGDVVQMLQYSTYSVISPEGCASILWKSAEKASEAAELLGITAGRLKTLGLVDKVIQEPCGGAHRDPAAMMQTMRKVLQDGLRALQGKSLDELMDARYERLMGYGKFKEIAA
- the fliW gene encoding flagellar assembly protein FliW; protein product: MQLQSTRFGDIEIDPDSVIFFPEPILGFDQSRRYKLFHEDKQTPVMLWLQSLDEADVVFSLIDPTMLGLHFEIILTDDECTKLAITDPSSVAVLLMVAKDGDRLDPKPYAPILINVASRIGMQKPGVRANIVFSNV
- a CDS encoding NfeD family protein; this translates as MEPYLFWLIAGCVLIGMELVSGTFYMLILGLAFLFAALGAWLGLSDMSQILLAGSVGIAGVLILRKYRRYQSSRVPPSSQSLDIGQRVKVVQWLDERHARVAYRGSEWDAELVQGHANAAILYIQDVRGSILLLSEKQPEGVNDAGNHGRLSDRRHHLRR
- a CDS encoding SPFH domain-containing protein → MLETMVAFLIVAIIFVVKAVKVVPQQHAWVIERLGRFHAVLQPGLNIVIPFIDRLAYRHNLKEIPLDVPSQICITKDNTQLTVDGILYFQVTDPKLASYGSSDYILAITQLAQTTLRSVVGKMELDKTFEERDDINRTVVASLDEAAANWGVKVLRYEIKDLTPPAEILHAMQRQITAEREKRALIAASEGRKQEQINLATGEREAAIQQSQGERQAAINQSEGDKQAAINRAEGEAEAIRLVAHATADAIASVAQTIRQPGGMEAVNLKVAEQYVSAFGNLAKTGNTLILPGDLSNMGSLIASAMSVVKQSQSGNTTS
- the nadB gene encoding L-aspartate oxidase, with amino-acid sequence MHFDIIIIGSGLAGMTLALNLADKKKVCLITKRGLVDGASNLAQGGIAAVLDNQDSTDAHIKDTLIAGAGLCNEETTRFIVEHAKAAIDWLINLGVPFTRDAHHETGFHLTREGGHSHRRIIHAADATGEAVIKTLSGKIRAHPHITVLEDHIAIDLITGRKLGQADNACHGVYVLDRKQDKVLSLSADHTVLATGGAGKVYLYTTNPDIATGDGIAMGWRAGCRVANMEFIQFHPTCLYHPHAKSFLISEAVRGEGGILRLPDGSRFMPQHDERAELAPRDIVARAIDFEMKKHGLDCVYLDISYKPARFIQEHFPTIYSHCHSLGIDITKQPIPVVPAAHYTCGGLVTDLKGRTDVPRLYAIGEVACTGLHGANRLASNSLLECLILGRAAAEDILTASPPPRLDIPAWDESRVTDPDEEIVISHNWDELRRFMWDYVGIVRTNKRLERAQHRINLLHDEIHEYYSHFRVSNDLIELRNLVQTADLIVRCAMARHESRGLHFSRDYPQMAAQAINTVLTPN
- a CDS encoding protein YgfX; its protein translation is MLRLEIRSSPLLAGLVQAMHGLAVCATLLASAIPLSIRLLAVGLVLASAVWHWRHRAIQHIDGLEINARDQVSIAVDQRWQPALIRGDSLVTSTLMILVLQTDTKIHRLVMLPDQVEHEASRRLRVWLKWRWRVDLAANPHEVP
- the fliR gene encoding flagellar biosynthetic protein FliR gives rise to the protein MVQFNSDLLTALLASFFWPFVRILALIGTDPVFGSRSIPAPYKIGFAVLITLALMPILPTMPAVSPFSAYGLLVMTQQVIIGMAMGLVMRVVFTAIEMAGHLAGLQMGLGFAMFFDPTHGTQVPVVSQITSLFGILTFFALDGHLVVLATLVQSFQVLPIQLTPLSAGAFKLMFKWGEQIFIMGLTLSMPVVAALLVANMAIGVMTRASPQFNLFAVGFPLTMGIGFVAFYFSLPYWTTILRDFFNLAGMWMLQVLKLMNGAH
- the fliQ gene encoding flagellar biosynthesis protein FliQ — translated: MTPEMVVTLIQRAVEVMLLLSAPMLIAALVVGLLVSVFQAATQINEMTLSFIPKLIVTFAVMVLAGPWMIQLIMDYTIRLFTSIPTLIG
- the fliP gene encoding flagellar type III secretion system pore protein FliP (The bacterial flagellar biogenesis protein FliP forms a type III secretion system (T3SS)-type pore required for flagellar assembly.), with the protein product MNRIVSTLHPIQLLVGLCLVLLPALGWAADGLPALTSAPAPGGGQNYTLSVQALLLISALTFLPALLLMMTSFTRIIIVLSLLRQAMGTATTPPNQVLIGLALFLTMFVMAPVFDKIYVEAYQPFAEDKMTFNQAIAKGSEPLKQFMLKQTRQKDLATFIELSGATKPNGPEDVSLKTLIPAYITSELKTAFQIGFLVFLPFLIIDLVVASVLMSMGMMMVSPVIISLPFKLMLFVLVDGWTLLMTSLVQSFYT